One Nocardioides dongkuii genomic window, ACGCCGCCACCGCGGCACCGCGATCGTGAGCCACGAGATCCTGGCCACCGCGTCCCGCTCGCAGGTCGGCCGGGCGCTGGACTCGCTCGGGCACGGCGACGGCGCCGAGGTGCACGTCGTCCTCTCGGTCCGCGACCTGGTCCGCCAGATCCCGGCGGAGTGGCAGGAGAACGTCAAGCACCGCAGCGCGATCAGCTACGCCCGGTTCCTCGACCAGATCCGCGACCCCGCCCGCGAGAGCCGGATCGCGACCTGGTTCTGGGGGGTCCAGGAGGTCCCCGACATCCTCGACCGGTGGGGCCACGAGCTGCCGCCGGAGCGGATCCACCTGGTCACCGTGCCGCCGCCGGGCGGCGCGCCCGAGCTGCTGTGGACGCGGTTCAGCCACGCGCTGGGCCTGGACGGGATCGACCTCGACCTCGAGGCCGAGCGCGCGAACCCCTCGCTCGGCGTCCCCGAGACCGCGCTGCTGCGGCGGATCAACCGCGCCGTGAACCCGGTGCTGGACCCGCCCGACTACCGCCCGCTGGTCCGCGAGCTGCTCGCCCACCAGACCCTCTCGCACCGCACCGGCTCGCCCCGGCTGGCGCTGCCGCCCGACGTCCACCCGTGGGCGCGGGAGGTGCAGGAGGCCTGGGTCGAGGAGATCCGCACCCGGGGGTACGACGTGGTCGGCGACCTGGGCGACCTCGCCGGGCCGCCGCCGGCCGCGACCTGGGCCGACCCGGACTCGCCGTCGGAGCGGCAGGTGGCCGGCGCGGCCGTCGACGCGATCAAGGCGCTGCTGCTGGAGAACGCCCGGCTGCGCCAGGTCGAGGCGCGGCTCGCCGGTGAGCTCGACGAGGCGCACCGCGAGCTCGAGCGGTCCTACCTGCGCCCGACGTACCGGCTCCGGGCCAAGGTGGTGCGGCGGCTGCAGTCCGGGCGCGCCGGCCGCGGGCTGCTGCAGGCCTACCGCTTGGCGCGGGGCAGGAGCTCGCGCTCGGCGTAGCGGCCGATCCGCCAGGTGGCGTAGCCGTCGGCGCCGAGCCCGACGATGCCGCCCACCACCGGCACCCGCCGGCCCACGGTGACCGCGAGGCGCTTGCCCGCGACCTTCTGGATCAGCTCGGAGGCGACCTCCGCGTGGATCACCTGGTCGAGCGCGCTGTCGTGGTGCGGCGCGGTCGCCAGCGCCATCGGGGGCGCCGGCAGGCTGCGGCGCTTGACCAGCTTGTCGACGCTCTCCTCGCCGAGCAGGCAGGTGAGGATCGCGTTGCGCACCCGCGGGTCGTCGATGTCGTAGCCGCGCAGGTGCGCGATCCCGGCGATCATCCGGCACTGCACCAGCGCCAGCCCGGTGATGTTGGCGGGGATCGTCACGGCGGCGGTCACGACGCCGCCGATGTTGGTGACGAAGCCCTGCGCCCCGGCGTACCGCACGTGGTTCTCGATCAGCTCGTGGATCGCCTTGTCGACGTCGCCGCCCTGCTCCCGGAGCTGGGCCTCGGCCGCCTTCGCCGCCGCGGGCAGCGGACCGACCCCGAGGATCGCGCGGTTCAGCGCCTCGCGGACGAAGGACGACGCCAGGCCCGGCGCCAGCGAGACCGCGCGCGGGGCGAGCTGCCGGCCGACGGTGCCGGTGACCCTGGACCTGATGCTCATGCCCTGATCCTACGGACGGGCCGATGGCCTAGTTTCGTGTCGTGCCCTCAGACCCGCCGCCGACGCCCTGGCGGTTCCCGGCCGCCGACGCGCTGGACGACGACGACCTCGTGGCGATAGGCGCCGACCTGGAGCCGGGGACGCTCCTCGCGGCGTACCGCTCGGGCCTCTTCCCGATGCCGTCCGGACGGCGCGGCGACCCGGTGTACTGGTTCAGCCCCGACCCCCGTGGCGTGCTCCCGCTCGACGGGCTGCGGGTCTCCCGGTCGCTGCGCCGCTCGGCGCGCGAGCTGGAGGTGCGCGTCGACACGGCGTTCGCCGAGGTCGTCGCCGCCTGTGCCGACCCGCGGCGCGAGGGCGCCTGGATCGACCGCGACATCCGGGCGGCGTACACGCGCCTGCACGAGCTGGGCTGGGCGCACTCGGTGGAGGCCTGGCGCGGGGACCGGCTGGTCGGCGGGCTGTACGGCGTGGCGATCGGCGGGCTGTTCGCCGGGGAGTCGATGTTCCACCGCGAGACCGACGCCTCGAAGGTGGCGCTGGTGGGCCTGGTCGCGCTGCTGCGCGACGAGCACGCCGACGAGCGACTGCTCGACGTGCAGTGGCAGACGCCCCACCTCGCCTCGCTCGGCGTCGTCGAGGTCCCGCGGCCGGCGTACCTCGTCCGGCTGGCCACCGCCCTGGACCTGCCGCTGCCGGCGGCGTTCAGCGGCTGAGGCCGGTACGCCGCCGGAAGTGCGGACTCAGACGACCTTCGGCGGCTGGCCGTTCTCGCTGACCATCGGCCGCTGGGCGTCGGCCCAGTCGATCATCCCGCCCTCGAGGTTG contains:
- the aat gene encoding leucyl/phenylalanyl-tRNA--protein transferase gives rise to the protein MPSDPPPTPWRFPAADALDDDDLVAIGADLEPGTLLAAYRSGLFPMPSGRRGDPVYWFSPDPRGVLPLDGLRVSRSLRRSARELEVRVDTAFAEVVAACADPRREGAWIDRDIRAAYTRLHELGWAHSVEAWRGDRLVGGLYGVAIGGLFAGESMFHRETDASKVALVGLVALLRDEHADERLLDVQWQTPHLASLGVVEVPRPAYLVRLATALDLPLPAAFSG
- a CDS encoding EcsC family protein; translated protein: MSIRSRVTGTVGRQLAPRAVSLAPGLASSFVREALNRAILGVGPLPAAAKAAEAQLREQGGDVDKAIHELIENHVRYAGAQGFVTNIGGVVTAAVTIPANITGLALVQCRMIAGIAHLRGYDIDDPRVRNAILTCLLGEESVDKLVKRRSLPAPPMALATAPHHDSALDQVIHAEVASELIQKVAGKRLAVTVGRRVPVVGGIVGLGADGYATWRIGRYAERELLPRAKR